A region of Arabidopsis thaliana chromosome 5, partial sequence DNA encodes the following proteins:
- the RCP1 gene encoding root cap 1 (RCP1) (ROOT CAP 1 (RCP1); FUNCTIONS IN: maltose transmembrane transporter activity; INVOLVED IN: in 7 processes; LOCATED IN: chloroplast inner membrane, chloroplast envelope; EXPRESSED IN: 23 plant structures; EXPRESSED DURING: 15 growth stages; BEST Arabidopsis thaliana protein match is: unknown protein (TAIR:AT5G17523.1); Has 30201 Blast hits to 17322 proteins in 780 species: Archae - 12; Bacteria - 1396; Metazoa - 17338; Fungi - 3422; Plants - 5037; Viruses - 0; Other Eukaryotes - 2996 (source: NCBI BLink).), whose translation MEGKAIATSLGGDRVLIFPCSPRSSFVFTSRLSSLPLKRASIGGAVSCSGVNGLTRWNSIVSTRRLVPVRSINSESDSDSDFPHENQQGNPGLGKFKEYQEWDSWTAKFSGGANIPFLMLQLPQIILNTQNLLAGNNTALSAVPWLGMLTGLLGNLSLLSYFAKKREKEAAVVQTLGVVSTHIVLAQLTMAEAMPIQYFVATSAVVTIGLIVNCLYYFGKLSKTVWQLWEDVITIGGLSVLPQIMWSTFVPLVPNSILPGTTAFGIAVAAIIMARTGKLSEKGVRFVGSLSGWTATLMFMWMPVSQMWTNFLNPDNIKGLSSITMLLSMMGNGLMIPRALFIRDLMWLTGSLWATLFYGYGNILCLYLVNCTSQSFFVAATIGLISWIGLALWRDAVAYGHNSPFRSLKELVFGP comes from the exons ATGGAAGGTAAAGCCATCGCGACGTCTCTCGGTGGTGATCGTGTATTGATATTCCCGTGTTCTCCTCGCTCTTCCTTCGTTTTTACATCCCGGCTCTCTAGCCTGCCTCTAAAGCGTGCGTCTATCGGTGGTGCTGTCTCTTGTTCCGGCGTCAATGGCTTGACTCGGTGGAATTCCATTGTTTCGACTCGCCGACTCGTTCCTGTTCGTTCAATTAACTCGGAATCGGACTCGGACTCCGACTTCCCTCACGAGAATCAGCAG GGAAATCCAGGTTTGGGGAAATTTAAGGAATACCAAGAATGGGACTCATGGACGGCCAAGTTCTCCGGTGGAGCAAACATTCCGTTTCTCATGCTCCAATTGCCTCAGATCATCCTCAATACCCAGAATCTTTTGGCGGGAAACAATACCGCTCTTTCGGCTGTCCCATGGCTG GGAATGTTGACTGGTTTGTTAGGAAACCTTTCGTTGCTTTCTTATTTTGctaagaagagagaaaaagaagcagCTGTGGTGCAAACACTGGGAGTGGTCTCTACTCACATTGTGCTTGCACAGCTCACAATGGCTGAAGCAATGCCTATTCAGTATTTTGTTGCTACTTCAGCTGTTGTCACCATCGGTCTCATTGTGAACTGTTTGTACTATTTCGGTAAGCTTAGCAAAACTGTGTGGCAACTGTGGGAAGACGTTATCACTATTGGTGGACTCTCCGTTCTTCCTCAA ATCATGTGGTCAACATTTGTCCCTCTTGTACCAAACAGTATCTTGCCTGGGACAACTGCTTTTGGTATTGCTGTGGCAGCTATAATCATG GCTCGAACTGGGAAACTTTCAGAGAAAGGTGTTAGGTTTGTAGGGTCTTTATCTGGATGGACAGCAACTCTTATGTTCATGTGGATGCCAGTTTCCCAAATG TGGACAAATTTTCTAAACCCGGACAACATAAAAGGCTTATCGTCAATCACAATGTTGCTCTCGATGATGGGAAACGGGCTTATGATCCCTCGAGCACTATTTATCCGTGATTTGATGTG GCTCACTGGTTCGCTATGGGCAACTCTCTTTTATGGATATGGAAATATTCTTTGCTTATACCT GGTAAATTGCACCAGCCAGTCATTCTTCGTGGCAGCTACAATTGGTTTGATCTCATGGATAG GACTGGCTTTGTGGAGAGATGCAGTGGCTTATGGTCACAACTCGCCGTTTAGATCTTTGAAAGAACTTGTTTTTGGACCGTAA
- the RCP1 gene encoding root cap 1 (RCP1) produces the protein MNSKIKRSILLIFGWWMFFILGFFSKGNPGLGKFKEYQEWDSWTAKFSGGANIPFLMLQLPQIILNTQNLLAGNNTALSAVPWLGMLTGLLGNLSLLSYFAKKREKEAAVVQTLGVVSTHIVLAQLTMAEAMPIQYFVATSAVVTIGLIVNCLYYFGKLSKTVWQLWEDVITIGGLSVLPQIMWSTFVPLVPNSILPGTTAFGIAVAAIIMARTGKLSEKGVRFVGSLSGWTATLMFMWMPVSQMWTNFLNPDNIKGLSSITMLLSMMGNGLMIPRALFIRDLMWLTGSLWATLFYGYGNILCLYLVNCTSQSFFVAATIGLISWIGLALWRDAVAYGHNSPFRSLKELVFGP, from the exons ATGAATTCTAAAATCAAACGctcaattttgttaatttttggttggtggatgttttttattttgggttttttctcAAAGGGAAATCCAGGTTTGGGGAAATTTAAGGAATACCAAGAATGGGACTCATGGACGGCCAAGTTCTCCGGTGGAGCAAACATTCCGTTTCTCATGCTCCAATTGCCTCAGATCATCCTCAATACCCAGAATCTTTTGGCGGGAAACAATACCGCTCTTTCGGCTGTCCCATGGCTG GGAATGTTGACTGGTTTGTTAGGAAACCTTTCGTTGCTTTCTTATTTTGctaagaagagagaaaaagaagcagCTGTGGTGCAAACACTGGGAGTGGTCTCTACTCACATTGTGCTTGCACAGCTCACAATGGCTGAAGCAATGCCTATTCAGTATTTTGTTGCTACTTCAGCTGTTGTCACCATCGGTCTCATTGTGAACTGTTTGTACTATTTCGGTAAGCTTAGCAAAACTGTGTGGCAACTGTGGGAAGACGTTATCACTATTGGTGGACTCTCCGTTCTTCCTCAA ATCATGTGGTCAACATTTGTCCCTCTTGTACCAAACAGTATCTTGCCTGGGACAACTGCTTTTGGTATTGCTGTGGCAGCTATAATCATG GCTCGAACTGGGAAACTTTCAGAGAAAGGTGTTAGGTTTGTAGGGTCTTTATCTGGATGGACAGCAACTCTTATGTTCATGTGGATGCCAGTTTCCCAAATG TGGACAAATTTTCTAAACCCGGACAACATAAAAGGCTTATCGTCAATCACAATGTTGCTCTCGATGATGGGAAACGGGCTTATGATCCCTCGAGCACTATTTATCCGTGATTTGATGTG GCTCACTGGTTCGCTATGGGCAACTCTCTTTTATGGATATGGAAATATTCTTTGCTTATACCT GGTAAATTGCACCAGCCAGTCATTCTTCGTGGCAGCTACAATTGGTTTGATCTCATGGATAG GACTGGCTTTGTGGAGAGATGCAGTGGCTTATGGTCACAACTCGCCGTTTAGATCTTTGAAAGAACTTGTTTTTGGACCGTAA
- a CDS encoding phosphoglucosamine mutase family protein — MEGKVFQNFNVVQSCYRQNKQFKTRYQREPDLFMSTLLPCPREKMAFNLNSSMRAHTLSKYQFVLSKQRTFYCNATSSSATVPSLDKNDFLKLQNGSDIRGVAVTGVEGEPVSLPEPVTEAIAAAFGQWLLHKKKAESRRLRVSVGHDSRISAQTLLEAVSRGLGVSGLDVVQFGLASTPAMFNSTLTEDESFLCPADGAIMITASHLPYNRNGFKFFTSDGGLGKVDIKNILERAADIYKKLSDENLRKSQRESSSITKVDYMSVYTSGLVKAVRKAAGDLEKPLEGFHIVVDAGNGAGGFFAAKVLEPLGAITSGSQFLEPDGMFPNHIPNPEDKAAMEAITKAVLDNKADLGIIFDTDVDRSAAVDSSGREFNRNRLIALLSAIVLEEHPGTTIVTDSVTSDGLTSFIEKKLGGKHHRFKRGYKNVIDEAIRLNSVGEESHLAIETSGHGALKENHWLDDGAYLMVKILNKLAAARAAGQGSGSKVLTDLVEGLEEPKVALELRLKIDKNHPDLEGSDFREYGEKVLQHVSNSIETNPNLIIAPVNYEGIRVSGFGGWFLLRLSLHDPVLPLNIEVNICIKLNLVSVSKLSLEFFNWTQAQSEDDAVKLGLVVATTVKEFNALDTCALSNLTHSS, encoded by the exons ATGGAAG gaaaGGTTTTCCAAAACTTTAATGTAGTACAGAGCTGCTACCGACAAAATAAGCAGTTTAAGACACGATACCAAAGAGAACCTGACCTGTTCATGTCTACTTTACTTCCCTGTCCAAGAGAGAAGATGGCATTTAACCTCAACTCTTCCATGCGTGCCCACACTTTGTCTAAATACCAGTTTGTTCTTTCAAAGCAAAGAACTTTTTACTGCAATG CTACTTCGTCAAGTGCTACTGTGCCATCTCTTGACAAAAATGATTTTCTGAAGCTCCAAAACGGCAG TGATATTCGGGGTGTAGCGGTCACTGGGGTTGAGGGGGAACCTGTAAGCCTTCCTGAACCAGTGACTGAAGCCATAGCTGCTGCTTTTGGGCAATGGCTGTTACACAAGAAGAAGGCTGAATCCCGGCGTTTGAGAGTATCTGTTGGCCATGACTCTCGCATCTCTGCACAAACTTTGCTG GAGGCGGTTTCTCGAGGTCTTGGTGTTTCTGGATTAGATGTTGTTCAGTTTGG attaGCATCAACACCAGCAATGTTTAATAGCACATTGACTGAAGATGAGTCATTCTTGTGCCCAGCTGATGGGGCTATTATGATAACAG CAAGCCATCTTCCTTACAACAGGAACGGTTTCAAGTTCTTTACCAGTGATGGAGGACTTGGGAAGGTTGATATCAAGAACATTTTGGAGCGAGCTGCAGATATTTACAAGAAGCTTTCTGATGAAAATTTGAGGAAATCACAAAGAGAAAGTTCTTCTATTACAAAGGTTGACTACATGTCAGTATACACCTCTGGTCTTGTAAAGGCAGTCCGGAAAGCAGCAGGAGATTTGG AGAAGCCTCTAGAGGGATTTCATATAGTTGTTGATGCTGGAAATGGAGCTGGAGGATTTTTTGCT GCCAAGGTGCTTGAGCCTTTAGGAGCAATTACTTCTGGCAGTCAATTTCTGGAACCAGATG GTATGTTCCCAAATCATATCCCTAATCCGGAAGATAAGGCGGCAATGGAAGCTATAACCAAGGCTGTTCTTGATAATAAGGCTGATTTGGGTATCATCTTTGATACTGATGTTGATAG GTCTGCTGCTGTGGATTCATCTGGCCGTGAATTCAACCGTAATCGTCTTATTGCCTTGCTATCAGCCATTGTTCTAGAGGAA CACCCTGGCACAACTATAGTTACGGATAGTGTCACTTCGGACGGTCTGACCTCATTTAttgagaagaagcttg GCGGAAAGCATCACAGGTTCAAAAGAGGTTACAAGAATGTCATTGACGAAGCTATTCGCTTG AACTCGGTTGGGGAAGAATCACATCTGGCTATAGAAACCAGTGGTCATGGAGCTCTAAAGGAAAACCATTGGCTCGACGATGGGGCCTATCTCATG GTAAAAATCCTGAACAAACTAGCTGCGGCCCGAGCTGCTGGTCAAGGGAGTGGCAGCAAAGTTTTAACAGATCTTGTTGAAGGTCTGGAAGAGCCCAAAGTGGCTTTAGAACTGAGGCTTAAAATCGACAAGAATCACCCTGACCTTGAAGGAAG TGATTTCCGGGAGTATGGAGAGAAGGTCCTGCAACACGTGTCGAACTCAATagaaacaaatccaaatcttATAATAGCTCCAGTTAACTACGAAGGG ATCCGCGTTTCGGGCTTTGGTGGATGGTTTCTTCTCAGACTTTCTCTCCATGATCCTGTTCTTCCCCTTAACATCGAGGTAAACATATGTATAAAGCTTAACTTAGTTTCAGTATCTAAACTTTCACTCGAATTTTTCAATTGGACGCAGGCACAGAGTGAGGATGATGCTGTGAAATTAGGCCTTGTGGTTGCTACGACAGTGAAGGAGTTCAATGCTTTGGACACCTGTGCCTTGTCCAACCTCACTCACTCCTCCTAA
- a CDS encoding phosphoglucosamine mutase family protein (phosphoglucosamine mutase family protein; FUNCTIONS IN: intramolecular transferase activity, phosphotransferases; INVOLVED IN: carbohydrate metabolic process; EXPRESSED IN: 23 plant structures; EXPRESSED DURING: 13 growth stages; CONTAINS InterPro DOMAIN/s: Alpha-D-phosphohexomutase, alpha/beta/alpha domain III (InterPro:IPR005846), Alpha-D-phosphohexomutase, alpha/beta/alpha domain II (InterPro:IPR005845), Alpha-D-phosphohexomutase, alpha/beta/alpha I/II/III (InterPro:IPR016055), Alpha-D-phosphohexomutase (InterPro:IPR005841), Alpha-D-phosphohexomutase, alpha/beta/alpha domain I (InterPro:IPR005844); BEST Arabidopsis thaliana protein match is: phosphoglucomutase, putative / glucose phosphomutase, putative (TAIR:AT1G70820.1).) has protein sequence MEGKVFQNFNVVQSCYRQNKQFKTRYQREPDLFMSTLLPCPREKMAFNLNSSMRAHTLSKYQFVLSKQRTFYCNATSSSATVPSLDKNDFLKLQNGSDIRGVAVTGVEGEPVSLPEPVTEAIAAAFGQWLLHKKKAESRRLRVSVGHDSRISAQTLLEAVSRGLGVSGLDVVQFGLASTPAMFNSTLTEDESFLCPADGAIMITASHLPYNRNGFKFFTSDGGLGKVDIKNILERAADIYKKLSDENLRKSQRESSSITKVDYMSVYTSGLVKAVRKAAGDLEKPLEGFHIVVDAGNGAGGFFAAKVLEPLGAITSGSQFLEPDGMFPNHIPNPEDKAAMEAITKAVLDNKADLGIIFDTDVDRSAAVDSSGREFNRNRLIALLSAIVLEEHPGTTIVTDSVTSDGLTSFIEKKLGGKHHRFKRGYKNVIDEAIRLNSVGEESHLAIETSGHGALKENHWLDDGAYLMVKILNKLAAARAAGQGSGSKVLTDLVEGLEEPKVALELRLKIDKNHPDLEGSDFREYGEKVLQHVSNSIETNPNLIIAPVNYEGIRVSGFGGWFLLRLSLHDPVLPLNIEAQSEDDAVKLGLVVATTVKEFNALDTCALSNLTHSS, from the exons ATGGAAG gaaaGGTTTTCCAAAACTTTAATGTAGTACAGAGCTGCTACCGACAAAATAAGCAGTTTAAGACACGATACCAAAGAGAACCTGACCTGTTCATGTCTACTTTACTTCCCTGTCCAAGAGAGAAGATGGCATTTAACCTCAACTCTTCCATGCGTGCCCACACTTTGTCTAAATACCAGTTTGTTCTTTCAAAGCAAAGAACTTTTTACTGCAATG CTACTTCGTCAAGTGCTACTGTGCCATCTCTTGACAAAAATGATTTTCTGAAGCTCCAAAACGGCAG TGATATTCGGGGTGTAGCGGTCACTGGGGTTGAGGGGGAACCTGTAAGCCTTCCTGAACCAGTGACTGAAGCCATAGCTGCTGCTTTTGGGCAATGGCTGTTACACAAGAAGAAGGCTGAATCCCGGCGTTTGAGAGTATCTGTTGGCCATGACTCTCGCATCTCTGCACAAACTTTGCTG GAGGCGGTTTCTCGAGGTCTTGGTGTTTCTGGATTAGATGTTGTTCAGTTTGG attaGCATCAACACCAGCAATGTTTAATAGCACATTGACTGAAGATGAGTCATTCTTGTGCCCAGCTGATGGGGCTATTATGATAACAG CAAGCCATCTTCCTTACAACAGGAACGGTTTCAAGTTCTTTACCAGTGATGGAGGACTTGGGAAGGTTGATATCAAGAACATTTTGGAGCGAGCTGCAGATATTTACAAGAAGCTTTCTGATGAAAATTTGAGGAAATCACAAAGAGAAAGTTCTTCTATTACAAAGGTTGACTACATGTCAGTATACACCTCTGGTCTTGTAAAGGCAGTCCGGAAAGCAGCAGGAGATTTGG AGAAGCCTCTAGAGGGATTTCATATAGTTGTTGATGCTGGAAATGGAGCTGGAGGATTTTTTGCT GCCAAGGTGCTTGAGCCTTTAGGAGCAATTACTTCTGGCAGTCAATTTCTGGAACCAGATG GTATGTTCCCAAATCATATCCCTAATCCGGAAGATAAGGCGGCAATGGAAGCTATAACCAAGGCTGTTCTTGATAATAAGGCTGATTTGGGTATCATCTTTGATACTGATGTTGATAG GTCTGCTGCTGTGGATTCATCTGGCCGTGAATTCAACCGTAATCGTCTTATTGCCTTGCTATCAGCCATTGTTCTAGAGGAA CACCCTGGCACAACTATAGTTACGGATAGTGTCACTTCGGACGGTCTGACCTCATTTAttgagaagaagcttg GCGGAAAGCATCACAGGTTCAAAAGAGGTTACAAGAATGTCATTGACGAAGCTATTCGCTTG AACTCGGTTGGGGAAGAATCACATCTGGCTATAGAAACCAGTGGTCATGGAGCTCTAAAGGAAAACCATTGGCTCGACGATGGGGCCTATCTCATG GTAAAAATCCTGAACAAACTAGCTGCGGCCCGAGCTGCTGGTCAAGGGAGTGGCAGCAAAGTTTTAACAGATCTTGTTGAAGGTCTGGAAGAGCCCAAAGTGGCTTTAGAACTGAGGCTTAAAATCGACAAGAATCACCCTGACCTTGAAGGAAG TGATTTCCGGGAGTATGGAGAGAAGGTCCTGCAACACGTGTCGAACTCAATagaaacaaatccaaatcttATAATAGCTCCAGTTAACTACGAAGGG ATCCGCGTTTCGGGCTTTGGTGGATGGTTTCTTCTCAGACTTTCTCTCCATGATCCTGTTCTTCCCCTTAACATCGAG GCACAGAGTGAGGATGATGCTGTGAAATTAGGCCTTGTGGTTGCTACGACAGTGAAGGAGTTCAATGCTTTGGACACCTGTGCCTTGTCCAACCTCACTCACTCCTCCTAA
- a CDS encoding phosphoglucosamine mutase family protein yields the protein MEGKVFQNFNVVQSCYRQNKQFKTRYQREPDLFMSTLLPCPREKMAFNLNSSMRAHTLSKYQFVLSKQRTFYCNGPF from the exons ATGGAAG gaaaGGTTTTCCAAAACTTTAATGTAGTACAGAGCTGCTACCGACAAAATAAGCAGTTTAAGACACGATACCAAAGAGAACCTGACCTGTTCATGTCTACTTTACTTCCCTGTCCAAGAGAGAAGATGGCATTTAACCTCAACTCTTCCATGCGTGCCCACACTTTGTCTAAATACCAGTTTGTTCTTTCAAAGCAAAGAACTTTTTACTGCAATGGTCCGTTCTAG
- a CDS encoding maltose excess-like protein (FUNCTIONS IN: molecular_function unknown; INVOLVED IN: biological_process unknown; LOCATED IN: chloroplast; BEST Arabidopsis thaliana protein match is: root cap 1 (RCP1) (TAIR:AT5G17520.1); Has 30201 Blast hits to 17322 proteins in 780 species: Archae - 12; Bacteria - 1396; Metazoa - 17338; Fungi - 3422; Plants - 5037; Viruses - 0; Other Eukaryotes - 2996 (source: NCBI BLink).), with amino-acid sequence MEGKAIATSLGGDRVLIFPCSPRSSFVFTSRLSSLPLKRASIGGAVSCSGVNGLTRWNSIVSTRRLVPVRSINSESDSDSDFPHENQQGNPGLGKFKEYQEWDSWTAKFSGGANIPFLMLQLPQIILNTQNLLAGNNTALSAVPWLGMLTGLLGNLSLLSYFAKKREKEAAVVQTLGVVSTHIVLAQLTMAEAMPIQYFVATSAVVTIGLIVNCLYYFGKLNNTQMQGYKKFDAGKKILKKPRTDHCSKKIQLWKLDYTID; translated from the exons ATGGAAGGTAAAGCCATCGCGACGTCTCTCGGTGGTGATCGTGTATTGATATTCCCGTGTTCTCCTCGCTCTTCCTTCGTTTTTACATCCCGGCTCTCTAGCCTGCCTCTAAAGCGTGCGTCTATCGGTGGTGCTGTCTCTTGTTCCGGCGTCAATGGCTTGACTCGGTGGAATTCCATTGTTTCGACTCGCCGACTCGTTCCTGTTCGTTCAATTAACTCGGAATCGGACTCGGACTCCGACTTCCCTCACGAGAATCAGCAG GGAAATCCAGGTTTGGGGAAATTTAAGGAATACCAAGAATGGGACTCATGGACGGCCAAGTTCTCCGGTGGAGCAAACATTCCGTTTCTCATGCTCCAATTGCCTCAGATCATCCTCAATACCCAGAATCTTTTGGCGGGAAACAATACCGCTCTTTCGGCTGTCCCATGGCTG GGAATGTTGACTGGTTTGTTAGGAAACCTTTCGTTGCTTTCTTATTTTGctaagaagagagaaaaagaagcagCTGTGGTGCAAACACTGGGAGTGGTCTCTACTCACATTGTGCTTGCACAGCTCACAATGGCTGAAGCAATGCCTATTCAGTATTTTGTTGCTACTTCAGCTGTTGTCACCATCGGTCTCATTGTGAACTGTTTGTACTATTTCGGTAAGCTTAACAATACACAAATGCAGGgctataaaaaatttgatgccgggaaaaaaatactaaagaaGCCTAGAACGGACCATTGCAGTAAAAA GATCCAGCTTTGGAAGCTCGACTACACAATCGACtaa
- a CDS encoding mediator of RNA polymerase II transcription subunit-like protein (unknown protein; BEST Arabidopsis thaliana protein match is: unknown protein (TAIR:AT3G03460.1); Has 1807 Blast hits to 1807 proteins in 277 species: Archae - 0; Bacteria - 0; Metazoa - 736; Fungi - 347; Plants - 385; Viruses - 0; Other Eukaryotes - 339 (source: NCBI BLink).), with protein sequence MEDTKPPLGGNNNPQQQQQQQQLLYQHQLQQQQRQQQMLLLQQLQKQQQQQAAMSRFPSNIDVHLRPPGLIQNRPINPPPQQNPTPNPNLGQQTPNFQQQQQQNVSSQQMMQQQQQQQQQQKLMRPLNHIELQCAYQDAWRVCHPNFKQPFSSLEDACERLLPYHVVADYEAEEDDRILDSDPTGQALSRSQQWDNNIAAKVAEFTATFEKQALAFNIITRKRAMGEFRSEERLMVEQALLQDERKALIELKAEMDREKAGREAQEAKLRMAALAQAGQSQSHAEIMARNPLRANAVGNQGSNIQLSHEMGEQGRNMNPDEMMNGWGNNSQREDKEPSEDFLNDEENENGETGEQENWREAGEFDLNSR encoded by the exons atggAGGACACGAAGCCACCATTGGGAGGTAACAACAATcctcagcagcagcagcaacaacaacaacttctctATCAACACcaactacaacaacaacagagacaacaacaaatgCTTCTATTGCAGCAAttgcaaaaacaacaacagcaacaagcAGCAATGTCTAGATTCCCGTCGAACATCGACGTGCATCTCCGGCCACCGGGGTTGATTCAGAACCGACCCATTAATCCTCCGCCTCAGCAGAATCCTACCCCTAACCCTAATTTGGGACAGCAGACACCGAATTttcaacagcagcagcagcagaatGTATCGAGTCAGCAGATGatgcagcaacaacaacaacagcagcagcagcagaaaTTGATGAGGCCATTGAATCACATCGAGCTTCAATGCGCTTATCAGGACGCTTGGCGTGTTTGTCACCCCAATTTTAAACAACCCTTCTCTTCTCTCGAAGATGCTTGCGAGAG ATTATTACCTTATCATGTCGTAGCAGATTACGAAGCAGAAGAGGATGATAGAATCCTTGATTCAGACCCAACAGGCCAGGCCTTGTCCCGCTCTCAACAATGGGATAACAACATTGCTGCGAAAGTTGCTGAATTCACGGCAACGTTTGAGAAGCAAGCACTAGCTTTTAACATAATAACTCGAAAGAGAGCTATGGGAGAATTCAGATCTGAGGAAAGGTTGATGGTAGAACAAGCTTTGCTACAAGATGAAAGGAAAGCGTTGATTGAACTGAAAGCAGAAATGGATAGGGAGAAGGCTGGCCGGGAGGCTCAGGAGGCTAAGCTGCGGATGGCGGCTTTAGCTCAAGCTGGACAGTCTCAATCTCATGCTGAGATAATGGCTCGTAACCCATTAAGGGCTAATGCGGTTGGAAATCAGGGCAGCAATATTCAGCTTAGCCACGAGATGGGAGAACAGGGACGTAACATGAACCCTGATGAGATGATGAATGGATGGGGAAACAACAGTCAGAGAGAGGACAAGGAACCT